A section of the Pedobacter sp. HDW13 genome encodes:
- a CDS encoding N-acetylmuramoyl-L-alanine amidase — protein MKIKLLVSLFFLSVIAVTHTFAQGYKIKTIVIDPGHGGRKPGASGSFSKEKDISLKVALKLGDILKEELPDIKIIYTRKTDIDVDLYRRAEIANEANADLFISIHCNSMPPGNKHIKGVETLVAGSHRLKEQDAAIRENADIKLEKNYKTKYDGYDPNNPSSFILLSLLKNTFRDKSIKFAKLIQNSYISRDERLSRGVKEQGVLVLQRCGMPAVLTEVGFISNSDEEKYINSAKGQSEIANSILDAIKTYKKNIEVK, from the coding sequence ATGAAGATTAAACTTCTGGTTAGCCTATTTTTTCTTTCGGTAATAGCTGTTACACATACATTTGCACAGGGATACAAAATTAAAACCATTGTGATCGACCCTGGTCATGGTGGCCGAAAGCCAGGTGCATCGGGCAGTTTCTCAAAAGAAAAGGATATTTCATTAAAAGTTGCGCTAAAATTAGGCGATATATTAAAGGAAGAACTGCCGGATATTAAAATCATTTACACTCGAAAAACCGACATTGATGTTGACTTATACAGACGGGCAGAAATAGCCAACGAGGCCAACGCCGATTTGTTTATTTCGATTCATTGCAATTCTATGCCGCCAGGCAACAAACACATTAAAGGTGTAGAAACATTGGTTGCCGGCTCCCACCGCTTAAAGGAACAGGATGCTGCCATCCGCGAAAACGCCGATATCAAACTTGAAAAAAACTATAAAACCAAGTACGATGGCTATGACCCAAACAATCCGAGTAGCTTTATACTGCTATCTTTACTAAAAAACACATTTCGTGATAAAAGCATTAAATTTGCCAAACTAATCCAAAACAGCTACATCAGCAGGGATGAAAGATTAAGCCGTGGTGTTAAAGAACAAGGCGTGCTGGTATTACAACGTTGTGGTATGCCTGCTGTATTAACTGAGGTTGGTTTTATTTCAAATTCTGACGAAGAGAAGTATATTAATTCTGCAAAAGGTCAGAGTGAAATTGCCAATTCTATTTTAGATGCAATAAAAACATATAAAAAAAATATCGAAGTTAAATAA
- a CDS encoding MlaD family protein encodes MKIKNETKVGILAAFAIALLIIGYNFLKGNSIFSNETTLFAKYTRVDGLTVSKPILINGYQIGRVAKLELQTDGTIIATLSINSKYEIPENSIARLEGTDLLGSKAIVMSLGNSKKMAEDGYTLNANVEKGLMEQVQPVQKKAELIIGKMDSILSSVNSILNPNFQKNVDKSFNSIAGTLASLETTSKKVDGLVGSESARIEAIFKNVEGITANLNNNNKKISDILTNINTVTDKFAAANFKQTLDNANNAIADLQSVISGIKDGKGSLGLLLNDNKMYENLNNASKNLDALMIDLKANPKRYVHFSVFGGGNKKDK; translated from the coding sequence ATGAAGATTAAGAACGAAACCAAAGTAGGTATTTTAGCTGCATTTGCCATTGCTTTATTAATAATTGGATATAATTTTTTAAAAGGGAATTCTATCTTCTCAAACGAAACTACTTTATTTGCCAAATATACCAGAGTAGATGGTTTAACGGTATCTAAACCCATACTGATTAATGGTTACCAAATTGGCCGGGTGGCAAAACTCGAACTTCAAACCGATGGAACTATTATTGCCACTTTAAGTATAAACAGCAAATATGAAATTCCTGAAAACAGTATTGCACGTTTAGAAGGTACAGATTTATTGGGTAGCAAAGCAATTGTAATGTCGTTAGGTAATTCTAAAAAAATGGCCGAAGATGGTTACACTTTAAATGCAAATGTAGAAAAAGGACTAATGGAGCAGGTTCAGCCGGTACAAAAGAAAGCTGAATTGATTATTGGTAAAATGGATTCTATTTTAAGCAGTGTAAACTCAATCCTGAATCCTAACTTCCAAAAAAATGTTGACAAAAGCTTTAACAGTATTGCCGGTACTTTAGCTTCGTTAGAAACCACATCGAAAAAAGTAGATGGTTTAGTAGGATCTGAAAGTGCACGTATTGAAGCTATTTTTAAAAATGTTGAAGGTATTACAGCTAACCTGAACAACAATAACAAAAAGATTAGCGATATCTTAACTAACATTAACACCGTTACCGATAAATTTGCAGCAGCTAATTTTAAACAAACATTAGATAACGCCAACAATGCTATTGCCGATTTACAAAGTGTAATTTCAGGTATTAAAGATGGTAAAGGAAGTTTAGGTTTATTATTGAACGACAATAAAATGTACGAAAACTTAAACAACGCTTCTAAAAACCTGGATGCATTAATGATCGACTTAAAAGCCAATCCAAAGCGTTATGTTCACTTCTCTGTATTTGGAGGTGGTAACAAAAAAGACAAGTAA
- a CDS encoding ribonuclease Z produces MKFEVTILGSSSATPVFNRNPSAQLLNCNEKCYLIDCGEGTQQQLAKFNLKAARIDYIFISHLHGDHYFGLIGLLSSLHLNGRIKPIQIFGPKPLLEILEIQFKYSDTVLRYPIEFFPIEADEPKQIFENSDLIVKTIVLNHRIPTTGFLFQQKKRQRKLIKDKAENVPMAYYTSLKKGMDVELPNGEILRSADYTVAADPPRAYAYCSDTLFDESYFPTIMGCDTLYHEATFMHDLLDRARETHHTTALQAAEVAKTIGAKKLLIGHFSSRYKTLQMLFEEAQAGFDNTELAVEGRTFQL; encoded by the coding sequence ATGAAATTTGAAGTTACCATTTTAGGAAGCAGTTCGGCAACTCCTGTTTTTAACCGGAATCCATCGGCACAGCTTTTAAATTGTAACGAAAAATGCTATTTAATTGATTGTGGCGAAGGGACCCAGCAACAACTGGCTAAATTTAATTTAAAAGCCGCCCGCATCGATTATATATTTATCAGCCACTTACATGGCGATCATTACTTTGGGCTGATTGGTTTGCTTTCCAGTCTGCATTTAAACGGCAGGATAAAGCCCATACAAATTTTCGGTCCAAAGCCACTGCTCGAAATTCTCGAAATCCAGTTTAAATATTCCGATACGGTTTTGCGCTATCCGATAGAGTTTTTTCCGATTGAGGCAGATGAACCGAAACAGATTTTCGAAAACAGCGATCTGATTGTAAAAACCATTGTTTTAAATCACCGTATTCCTACCACAGGTTTCCTTTTTCAGCAAAAGAAAAGGCAGCGTAAACTGATTAAGGATAAGGCAGAAAACGTTCCGATGGCTTATTATACCTCCCTCAAGAAAGGAATGGATGTTGAGCTGCCTAACGGAGAAATTTTACGCAGTGCCGATTATACTGTAGCTGCCGATCCACCCAGAGCATACGCTTATTGTTCGGATACTTTATTTGATGAAAGTTATTTTCCGACAATAATGGGCTGCGATACGCTTTACCATGAGGCAACCTTTATGCACGATTTGTTGGATAGGGCCAGAGAAACACATCATACTACTGCACTACAAGCTGCTGAGGTTGCTAAAACCATAGGCGCAAAGAAATTGTTGATCGGCCATTTCTCATCACGCTACAAAACTTTACAAATGCTTTTCGAAGAGGCTCAGGCTGGTTTTGATAATACCGAGCTGGCAGTAGAGGGGAGGACTTTTCAGCTTTAA
- a CDS encoding competence/damage-inducible protein A has translation MLAEIITIGDEILIGQIVDTNSAWMAQQLNLTGISVKQITSISDDEQHILDALAQAEQRADIILITGGLGPTKDDITKKTLARYFNMGFRRDEGALEMVRQIFEKFKRPLIDVNIQQADVPDGCEVIVNKNGTAPCMWFERNNKIFVSMPGVPFEMMYLMGDEILPRLKRRFELPAIVHKTILTANIGESFLAKEIEEIEDALPAHIKLAYLPKLGQVRLRLSAIGDDEVKLKTEVEVFAKQIMAKVDKFVVIDEDIPLEKAILNIMHVRGLTLSTAESCTGGYIAHLITQHPGCSSVYWGGAVTYAYELKESVLGVKAATLATFGAVSEETVKEMAEGAIKHFKTDYAIAVSGIAGPDGGTADKPVGTVWISISSKDKTVAKLFNFSNKRIQNIERSATAALTMLLNLLKETV, from the coding sequence ATGCTAGCCGAAATTATTACCATTGGTGATGAAATTCTAATCGGACAAATTGTAGATACTAATTCTGCATGGATGGCCCAACAGCTAAACCTGACCGGAATTTCTGTAAAACAAATCACTTCGATATCTGACGACGAACAACACATTCTGGATGCTTTAGCCCAGGCCGAACAAAGAGCTGATATTATTCTTATTACGGGCGGTTTAGGACCAACTAAAGATGATATCACCAAAAAAACACTGGCCAGGTATTTTAACATGGGCTTTAGGCGCGATGAAGGTGCTTTAGAAATGGTGCGTCAGATTTTTGAAAAATTTAAACGCCCTCTAATTGATGTTAATATTCAGCAGGCCGATGTACCGGATGGCTGCGAGGTAATTGTAAATAAAAACGGTACAGCGCCCTGTATGTGGTTTGAAAGGAACAATAAGATTTTTGTTTCTATGCCTGGTGTTCCATTCGAAATGATGTACCTCATGGGGGATGAAATTCTTCCCCGCTTAAAACGCAGGTTTGAACTTCCGGCCATTGTACATAAAACCATTCTTACAGCAAACATCGGCGAATCATTTCTGGCCAAAGAAATAGAAGAAATTGAAGATGCATTACCGGCACATATTAAACTTGCCTATTTGCCCAAACTAGGGCAGGTGCGTTTGCGTTTATCTGCCATAGGCGATGATGAAGTCAAATTAAAAACTGAGGTGGAGGTTTTTGCCAAGCAAATTATGGCAAAGGTGGATAAATTTGTGGTGATTGATGAAGATATTCCTTTGGAAAAGGCGATTCTAAACATCATGCATGTCCGCGGTCTTACCCTATCTACAGCCGAAAGTTGTACCGGTGGATATATAGCCCATTTAATTACCCAACACCCGGGCTGTTCTTCAGTATATTGGGGCGGAGCGGTTACCTATGCTTACGAACTTAAAGAATCGGTGCTTGGCGTAAAGGCAGCTACATTGGCTACCTTCGGTGCAGTTAGTGAAGAAACGGTAAAAGAAATGGCAGAAGGCGCTATTAAACACTTTAAAACCGATTATGCTATTGCAGTAAGCGGAATAGCAGGACCAGATGGCGGAACAGCAGACAAACCAGTTGGCACCGTATGGATTTCAATTTCTTCGAAAGATAAAACTGTAGCTAAACTGTTTAATTTCAGTAACAAACGTATTCAAAACATCGAGCGTTCGGCAACTGCAGCATTAACCATGTTATTAAATCTACTTAAAGAAACAGTTTAG
- a CDS encoding STAS domain-containing protein gives MKFSVDKHDKYVSLRLEETRFTNDNAPGLKSELYLLNAEGFKNIIVDLSHVTECNDAQDLSCLLVGDRLCKAAGGLFIVTGISDELATIIELSNIFQSVTFVNTLEEATDFIFMDELEKEFRGAK, from the coding sequence ATGAAATTTTCAGTAGATAAACACGATAAATATGTAAGCTTAAGGTTGGAAGAAACCAGGTTTACAAACGATAATGCCCCCGGTTTAAAATCTGAACTGTATTTGCTTAATGCAGAAGGGTTTAAAAATATAATTGTTGATCTTAGCCACGTTACTGAATGCAATGATGCACAGGATTTGAGCTGTTTACTGGTTGGCGACAGGCTTTGCAAAGCAGCTGGAGGATTGTTTATCGTAACTGGAATTAGCGATGAGCTTGCTACAATTATAGAATTATCAAACATATTTCAGTCTGTTACGTTTGTTAATACATTAGAAGAGGCAACCGATTTCATCTTTATGGATGAACTGGAAAAAGAATTCAGAGGCGCTAAATAA
- a CDS encoding N-acetylmuramoyl-L-alanine amidase — protein sequence MYLKSILTFIICFTLSNSFDNQAFAQEYKIKTIVIDAGHGGKDGATHGVYSKEKDVALKTALNLGRALQDSLKDIKVIYTRESDVFIPLYERINIANNSKADLFISIHLNDMPVRVSRVVDYYKKVRGRKVPVYRTVTSKSTSTRGTETFVSGTGRLGEQDEVIKRENASMFLEDNYQKNYEGFIANTPENDIMLSLMKQTNRDRSLKFASMLQQEYVNAGRINRGVQEKSLAVLARAAMPAVLTEIGFVSNPDEEDYMNSPEGQKEIVDGIIKAIKNYRRIAETSF from the coding sequence ATGTATCTTAAATCCATTTTAACATTTATTATTTGCTTTACGCTATCAAACTCATTTGATAATCAGGCTTTTGCGCAGGAATATAAAATTAAAACAATTGTAATTGATGCCGGCCATGGCGGTAAAGACGGCGCTACACATGGCGTTTATTCGAAGGAAAAAGACGTGGCCCTAAAAACAGCTTTAAACCTTGGCCGGGCGCTTCAGGATAGCCTGAAAGATATCAAAGTGATCTACACCAGAGAATCGGATGTGTTTATTCCGCTTTATGAGCGTATTAATATTGCAAACAACTCAAAAGCCGATCTTTTTATCTCCATTCACTTAAACGATATGCCGGTTCGCGTTTCGCGGGTTGTTGATTATTATAAAAAAGTTCGGGGCAGAAAAGTTCCGGTTTATAGAACCGTTACTTCCAAAAGCACTTCTACCCGTGGCACTGAAACATTTGTATCGGGAACAGGACGTTTGGGCGAACAGGACGAAGTAATTAAACGGGAGAACGCATCTATGTTTCTGGAGGATAACTACCAGAAAAACTACGAAGGCTTTATTGCCAATACCCCCGAAAACGATATTATGTTATCTTTAATGAAACAAACCAACAGAGACAGGAGTTTAAAGTTTGCTTCTATGCTTCAACAAGAGTATGTTAACGCAGGACGCATTAACCGTGGCGTACAGGAAAAGAGCTTAGCTGTACTTGCAAGGGCAGCAATGCCGGCGGTTTTAACCGAAATTGGTTTTGTTAGTAATCCAGATGAAGAAGATTATATGAACTCGCCAGAAGGGCAGAAAGAGATAGTTGATGGTATTATTAAGGCAATTAAAAATTACAGGCGTATAGCTGAAACATCATTTTAA
- a CDS encoding putative LPS assembly protein LptD: MKLLKSSILLISVILLTLAVSKANAFSHFSLQQIIKQDTTKKDTTLKKGKNNSSIDQKVEYKADDSVKMSADKNIVYLYGNARVVYGDFELDAGYIKYDKKQNTIFATGVKDPKSGRYTGRPIFKSGADGTAIADSIFYNSETTRAKVYGVFSEQEGGFFSGGQSKKQIDDELHIKNVMYSTCNLPHPHFGLMISKGVVTEKQIITGPVYMVIEDIPTFFGLPFAFFPKPNKRTSGVILPTPGEDATRGFFLQNGGYYLGLNDYWDAKIMGSIYTNGSYETSLLSNYTKRYKFNGNINLSYSSFKDGLEGTEAFRNPTKNFSINWSHSQNANAKPGTTFSASVRLVSSGKRGYYRNTAAGTSYDINAISTNSTSSSVSYAKTFSNNMNLSLAARSDQTLSTRAISLRLPEVTFNVPTFNPFSKKNAVGEQKWYQKITVGYSLQGTNSIDTFDSLLFDNDGLKRLRSGIAHSIPVNMSFTALKYLNFSLGGTYNEVWNFQSVNRRYTQFADNTYTFREDTLSGFKRAGSYSLSTSMSTKIYGRRDFNPQGKIQALRHVMTPNVSFSYSPDFTKAGAGPYRPAIDQNGKEILTGGQPLKYSIFDGMAQQGSFGGPNASIGFGVDNTVELKVRNKNDTTGTGSKKIPIIQGLSFSGSYNFLAKSYKLSTIGFSGRSQFTDKLGINYNGTLDPYSLRPDTIPGSNLLIRQDRYFWQSGKILPRLANLGFSFDYSLNPEALKRKNEANDKLGEAANKKGLTDIQSEQLAAISRDPNAFVDFNIPWNFSFSYSFQYSNDGNRTTISNTLNFNGDVNLTPKWKVTFNSGYDFKNRGLTPMNLAIYRDLHCWDMSVNWVPYGAYKSYSVTIKVKASILQDLKLSKRQGFYSTYQ; this comes from the coding sequence TTGAAACTTCTTAAGAGCTCTATTTTACTAATTTCTGTCATTTTATTAACACTTGCTGTTAGTAAAGCTAACGCATTTTCTCATTTTTCATTGCAGCAAATCATTAAGCAAGACACAACTAAAAAGGATACAACCCTTAAAAAGGGCAAAAATAACAGTAGTATCGATCAGAAAGTCGAATACAAGGCCGATGACTCTGTGAAGATGAGTGCCGATAAAAACATTGTTTACCTGTACGGAAATGCCAGAGTAGTTTATGGCGATTTTGAACTTGATGCGGGATATATCAAATACGACAAAAAGCAAAATACGATTTTTGCCACAGGAGTAAAAGATCCGAAATCGGGAAGATATACTGGTAGGCCAATTTTTAAATCGGGTGCTGACGGTACAGCAATAGCCGATTCTATTTTTTATAATTCGGAAACTACACGGGCCAAGGTTTATGGCGTTTTCTCTGAACAGGAAGGTGGGTTCTTTTCTGGCGGACAAAGTAAAAAACAGATAGATGATGAACTGCATATCAAAAATGTGATGTACAGTACCTGTAATTTGCCGCATCCACACTTTGGTTTAATGATTTCTAAAGGCGTTGTAACCGAAAAGCAGATTATCACCGGCCCGGTTTACATGGTTATTGAAGATATTCCAACCTTTTTTGGTCTGCCTTTCGCATTTTTTCCAAAGCCGAATAAACGTACATCTGGTGTAATATTACCTACACCGGGTGAGGATGCAACCCGTGGATTTTTCTTGCAGAATGGGGGTTACTATCTTGGCTTAAACGATTACTGGGATGCCAAAATAATGGGCTCTATTTATACCAATGGTTCTTACGAAACCAGTTTATTAAGTAATTACACCAAGCGGTATAAATTTAACGGTAACATTAACCTGTCTTACTCCAGCTTTAAAGATGGTTTGGAAGGAACTGAGGCTTTTAGAAACCCAACCAAAAACTTTAGTATTAACTGGAGTCATAGCCAAAATGCCAATGCTAAGCCTGGTACGACTTTCAGTGCCAGTGTAAGGTTGGTGTCGAGTGGTAAAAGGGGATATTATAGAAATACGGCAGCAGGTACTTCGTACGATATTAATGCAATTTCTACCAATTCTACAAGTAGTAGTGTCAGTTATGCCAAAACATTTTCAAACAACATGAACTTGTCTTTGGCTGCTAGAAGTGATCAGACTTTAAGTACAAGGGCCATATCACTTAGGTTGCCAGAAGTAACATTTAACGTACCTACATTTAACCCTTTCAGTAAAAAAAATGCTGTTGGAGAACAGAAGTGGTATCAAAAAATAACGGTTGGTTATAGTCTTCAGGGAACAAATAGTATTGATACTTTTGATAGTTTACTTTTTGATAACGATGGTTTAAAGCGTTTAAGAAGTGGTATTGCACACAGCATTCCGGTTAATATGTCGTTCACAGCCTTAAAATATTTAAACTTTAGTTTAGGAGGAACGTATAATGAAGTCTGGAATTTTCAGAGCGTAAACAGACGTTACACCCAGTTTGCCGATAACACCTATACCTTTAGAGAAGATACTCTTAGCGGTTTTAAAAGGGCAGGGAGCTATAGCCTTTCTACCAGTATGTCGACGAAGATTTATGGAAGAAGAGATTTTAACCCACAAGGAAAGATTCAGGCCTTAAGGCATGTAATGACTCCAAACGTTTCTTTCTCTTATTCGCCCGATTTTACTAAAGCAGGAGCAGGGCCTTACAGACCTGCTATCGATCAAAACGGTAAGGAAATTTTAACTGGAGGCCAGCCCTTAAAATATTCTATTTTTGATGGTATGGCGCAGCAGGGATCTTTCGGTGGGCCTAATGCATCAATTGGTTTCGGGGTTGATAATACGGTAGAGTTGAAGGTGAGGAATAAGAACGATACTACAGGCACAGGGTCAAAAAAAATCCCCATTATACAGGGCTTGAGTTTTAGTGGCTCCTACAACTTTTTAGCTAAGTCTTACAAATTATCTACCATTGGTTTTAGTGGTCGATCTCAGTTTACAGATAAGCTGGGAATCAACTATAATGGTACCTTGGACCCTTATTCACTTAGACCCGATACCATTCCTGGCTCCAACTTGTTGATCAGGCAGGACCGTTATTTCTGGCAGAGCGGAAAAATATTGCCACGTTTGGCAAACCTTGGTTTCTCGTTCGATTACAGCTTAAACCCTGAAGCTTTAAAACGCAAGAACGAGGCTAACGATAAATTAGGAGAAGCTGCGAATAAAAAAGGCCTGACCGATATTCAGTCGGAACAATTGGCCGCCATTAGCCGTGATCCGAATGCTTTTGTTGATTTCAATATTCCTTGGAATTTTTCGTTCTCTTATAGTTTTCAGTATTCGAATGATGGAAATCGTACAACCATTTCTAATACACTGAATTTTAATGGCGATGTTAATTTAACGCCTAAATGGAAAGTTACCTTTAACTCTGGTTACGATTTTAAAAACAGAGGCTTAACACCTATGAACTTGGCCATTTATCGCGATTTACATTGCTGGGATATGAGTGTAAACTGGGTACCCTACGGTGCTTACAAAAGTTATTCTGTAACGATTAAAGTAAAAGCATCGATACTACAGGATTTAAAATTGAGCAAAAGACAAGGTTTTTACAGCACATACCAATAA